In one window of Dissulfuribacter thermophilus DNA:
- the metX gene encoding homoserine O-acetyltransferase MetX, translating into MSEYVVKGSEKGSVGLVEKRYFTFAQPPDLMTLDCGAKFGPITIAYETLGTLNPDRSNAILVLHALSGDSHVAGYYSYDDPKPGWWDIMVGPGKAIDTNKYFVICSNILGGCMGSTGPSSINPATGRPYAMDFPVVTIGDMVRAQKALIDYLGIPKLLAVIGGSLGGMQVLEWTLLYPNMMKAAIALATTARHSALAIAFNEVARQAIMADSNWNGGNYYDGDAKPDVGLAVARMIGHITYLSDEAMRRKFGRRLQDKSDFSFNFDVDFQVESYLRYQGRKFVERFDANSFLYITKAADYFDVAREHGQGSLVKAFSKARAKFLVVSFSSDWLYPTYQSKELVKAMKKNCLDVSFCEIDAEWGHDAFLLPNERLFSLISGFLDHASHEIN; encoded by the coding sequence ATGAGTGAGTATGTAGTCAAAGGCTCAGAAAAAGGCTCTGTGGGACTAGTTGAAAAGAGGTATTTTACCTTTGCACAACCCCCAGACCTCATGACCCTGGATTGTGGAGCAAAGTTTGGGCCCATCACCATTGCATATGAGACCCTTGGAACTCTTAACCCAGATAGGTCCAATGCCATTTTGGTGTTACATGCCCTTTCTGGGGACTCGCATGTAGCAGGCTACTATTCTTACGACGACCCTAAACCTGGCTGGTGGGATATCATGGTTGGGCCAGGAAAGGCCATTGACACCAATAAGTATTTTGTCATCTGTTCCAACATCCTGGGCGGATGCATGGGAAGCACTGGGCCTTCCAGTATTAATCCAGCAACTGGCCGACCCTATGCCATGGATTTCCCTGTGGTCACTATTGGCGACATGGTAAGGGCACAAAAGGCACTCATTGATTACCTTGGAATCCCAAAGCTACTTGCAGTAATCGGTGGTTCTCTTGGAGGAATGCAGGTCCTTGAGTGGACGCTCCTCTATCCAAATATGATGAAGGCAGCCATAGCCCTTGCCACTACGGCAAGGCATTCAGCCTTGGCCATTGCCTTTAACGAGGTGGCGCGCCAGGCCATTATGGCAGACTCCAATTGGAATGGAGGAAACTACTATGATGGCGATGCCAAACCCGATGTTGGGCTTGCGGTTGCGCGCATGATAGGTCACATCACGTATCTTTCTGATGAGGCCATGAGGCGTAAGTTCGGAAGGCGCCTTCAGGATAAAAGCGATTTTTCCTTTAACTTCGATGTGGATTTTCAGGTAGAAAGTTATTTGAGGTATCAGGGTAGAAAATTTGTCGAGAGGTTTGATGCAAATTCATTTCTGTATATCACAAAGGCAGCAGACTACTTTGATGTGGCTCGGGAACACGGGCAGGGCTCTCTTGTAAAGGCCTTTTCCAAGGCCAGGGCGAAGTTTTTGGTGGTGTCTTTTTCTTCTGACTGGTTGTATCCCACCTACCAGTCAAAAGAACTTGTGAAGGCTATGAAGAAAAACTGCCTTGATGTGAGCTTCTGTGAGATAGACGCAGAATGGGGCCATGATGCATTTTTATTGCCTAATGAGAGGCTATTTTCACTAATAAGTGGGTTTTTAGACCATGCAAGCCATGAGATCAACTAG
- a CDS encoding ASKHA domain-containing protein: protein MPKVQFLPSGITIEIGPEDTLLKAAMKAGIHINASCGGAGVCNKCRVFVEKGKVEAEELPDGGIKACTATPVEDLVIRIPVESEMDRRALERSSAKATSWMREAQACVEYPKDPPVKKFLIELPEPSLSDQISDLERLMREVRQGKFKGASLEIDPEILYFLPNVVREGQWKITVTLKDLNESSNLVQLLRVEPGDKTKGCLSVAIDLGTTTISAELLETKTGTLLGKVSDYNPQVSFGEDVISRMEFARKPGGLQTLKDKITQKLSELIQELFSRARRDIQELSHLTIAGNTVMSHLLLGLETRYLRENPYIPVASHFPTLSASDIDFDLPSHVQCLLAPCVASYVGGDIVAGVIGVGIHKTEKLTLFIDIGTNGEIVLGNQDWMACAACSAGPAFEGGGIKHGMRATTGAVEVVHIHPETYEPMVLTIGRKRAKGICGSGIISLLAGLFQTGAIDRQGKFVRNLNTKRIREGRDGWEYVVVEKEATQIDADIVFTEADIENLIRAKGAMFAGYQTLLESVGMTVQDIDQVILAGNFGSYIDLEQAITIGLLPDIERDKFFFAGNTSLIGARAMALSKVAIEDAKRVADMMTHFDLSDNARFMDHYVSSLFLPHTDSSLFPSVKAP from the coding sequence ATGCCGAAAGTTCAATTTCTACCATCTGGCATAACTATAGAGATAGGCCCTGAAGATACCCTACTCAAAGCCGCAATGAAGGCGGGAATTCATATAAATGCATCGTGCGGTGGTGCAGGAGTCTGTAACAAATGCAGGGTATTCGTAGAAAAAGGAAAGGTTGAAGCTGAAGAGCTTCCTGACGGCGGCATCAAAGCATGTACTGCCACCCCTGTTGAAGACCTAGTGATCAGGATTCCTGTTGAATCAGAGATGGACAGACGGGCCCTTGAAAGGTCTAGTGCAAAGGCCACAAGCTGGATGCGAGAAGCCCAAGCATGCGTAGAATATCCAAAAGATCCTCCAGTCAAAAAATTCCTTATAGAACTTCCAGAACCCAGTCTTAGTGATCAGATCAGCGATCTAGAAAGGCTTATGCGTGAAGTGCGCCAGGGAAAATTCAAGGGGGCTTCACTGGAAATCGACCCAGAAATACTCTATTTTCTCCCTAATGTAGTAAGAGAGGGCCAGTGGAAAATCACTGTCACGCTGAAGGATCTCAATGAATCATCAAACCTAGTTCAGCTCTTAAGGGTAGAACCTGGAGATAAAACAAAAGGGTGTTTGAGCGTGGCAATCGATCTCGGGACTACCACTATTAGCGCCGAGCTACTAGAGACAAAGACAGGCACTTTGCTTGGCAAGGTCTCCGACTACAATCCCCAGGTGAGTTTTGGAGAAGATGTCATATCCAGGATGGAGTTTGCCAGAAAGCCTGGAGGCCTTCAAACTCTAAAAGATAAGATTACCCAAAAGCTTAGCGAATTAATACAGGAGCTCTTCTCAAGGGCCAGGCGAGACATCCAGGAACTCTCACACCTGACTATCGCTGGTAACACCGTTATGTCGCACCTACTCCTAGGCCTTGAGACAAGGTATTTGCGTGAAAACCCCTATATCCCAGTGGCCTCTCACTTCCCCACTCTTTCAGCATCAGATATTGATTTTGACCTTCCTAGCCATGTCCAGTGCCTACTCGCCCCATGTGTGGCAAGCTATGTAGGAGGCGACATCGTCGCAGGAGTAATAGGGGTTGGAATACATAAGACTGAAAAACTCACCCTTTTCATAGATATTGGAACTAACGGAGAGATTGTCCTTGGAAATCAGGATTGGATGGCATGTGCTGCATGTTCTGCTGGCCCTGCTTTTGAAGGCGGCGGGATTAAACACGGAATGAGAGCAACTACTGGTGCCGTTGAAGTAGTGCACATACACCCCGAAACCTATGAACCAATGGTCCTCACAATTGGGAGAAAGCGTGCAAAGGGAATTTGTGGCTCAGGCATTATAAGCTTACTTGCAGGCCTGTTTCAAACTGGTGCCATAGATAGACAGGGAAAGTTTGTGCGTAATCTCAATACTAAAAGGATCAGAGAAGGAAGGGATGGCTGGGAATACGTGGTTGTAGAAAAGGAGGCCACCCAGATCGATGCAGATATTGTCTTTACTGAGGCTGATATAGAGAATCTCATCAGGGCAAAAGGGGCTATGTTTGCAGGGTATCAGACCCTATTAGAGTCCGTTGGTATGACTGTTCAAGACATAGATCAAGTAATACTAGCTGGTAATTTTGGAAGCTACATCGACCTTGAACAGGCCATTACCATTGGCTTACTGCCAGACATTGAGAGAGACAAGTTCTTTTTTGCTGGAAACACCTCACTTATTGGGGCAAGGGCCATGGCCCTTTCAAAGGTGGCTATTGAGGATGCCAAGAGGGTTGCAGACATGATGACACACTTTGATCTTAGTGATAATGCGAGGTTTATGGATCACTATGTATCAAGCCTTTTCCTTCCACACACAGACTCGTCATTGTTCCCCTCTGTAAAGGCACCATAA
- the thiH gene encoding 2-iminoacetate synthase ThiH has translation MSFLEVIKEFHPKDVAQAIEAKGPEDVEHALGAKRLSLDDFMALLSPCAEAYLEEMAQKAHAITVKRFGKTILLYAPLYISNECSNSCSYCGFNVTNKIPRKTLTLDEIEEEAKVLHNQGFRHVLLLTGEAPSRCGLDYIEAAIRRIRPLFSSIAVEIYPLDEAGYRRLINAGVDGLTVYQETYDKDLYLNLHPRGKKRDYVWRLLTPERGGRAGMRRIGIGALLGLSDFRVDGFYTGLHAMYLQKHFWRTQVTVSFPRIRPAEGGFRPLSPVTDKNLVQLICAMRLLIHDAGLVLSTRESAELRNNLLPLGITQMSAGSCTAPGGYSHKADTAGQFEIHDTRTPEDVFSYIRSRGYDPVWKDWDTAFLSK, from the coding sequence GTGAGTTTCTTAGAAGTTATAAAAGAGTTTCATCCAAAGGATGTGGCGCAGGCCATTGAGGCCAAGGGTCCCGAGGATGTGGAGCATGCCCTTGGGGCAAAGAGGCTTAGCCTAGACGATTTTATGGCGCTTCTTTCCCCTTGTGCTGAGGCATATTTGGAAGAGATGGCCCAAAAGGCCCATGCGATTACTGTAAAGAGGTTTGGAAAGACCATATTGCTCTATGCTCCACTTTATATCTCAAATGAATGCTCTAACTCATGTAGTTACTGCGGTTTTAACGTCACAAACAAGATCCCAAGAAAGACCCTTACTCTAGATGAGATAGAAGAAGAGGCAAAGGTCTTACACAATCAGGGCTTTAGGCACGTACTTTTACTTACAGGAGAGGCGCCCAGCCGGTGTGGACTCGACTATATTGAGGCTGCCATTAGGCGCATAAGGCCACTTTTTAGCTCAATTGCAGTGGAGATATACCCCCTTGATGAGGCTGGATACAGGCGGCTAATCAATGCAGGGGTAGACGGGCTCACAGTGTACCAAGAGACCTATGACAAAGATCTCTATTTGAACCTTCATCCAAGGGGCAAGAAAAGGGACTATGTGTGGCGGCTCCTCACCCCGGAAAGAGGGGGAAGGGCAGGTATGAGGCGAATAGGTATAGGTGCGCTCTTGGGGCTCAGTGATTTTCGAGTTGATGGTTTTTACACAGGGCTTCATGCAATGTATCTTCAAAAACACTTTTGGCGCACCCAGGTCACTGTGTCTTTTCCCAGGATAAGACCAGCAGAAGGTGGTTTTAGGCCACTAAGCCCGGTTACGGACAAGAATCTCGTGCAACTCATATGTGCCATGCGCCTTTTGATACACGATGCAGGCCTTGTGCTATCTACGCGTGAGAGCGCAGAGCTTAGAAACAACCTTCTGCCACTGGGCATTACACAGATGAGTGCTGGGTCATGCACTGCCCCAGGAGGCTATTCTCATAAGGCAGATACAGCTGGCCAGTTTGAGATCCACGACACCCGAACTCCTGAGGATGTGTTCTCCTACATTCGTTCAAGGGGCTATGACCCTGTTTGGAAAGACTGGGATACGGCCTTTTTGAGCAAGTAA
- the thiF gene encoding sulfur carrier protein ThiS adenylyltransferase ThiF — translation MKIFLNERPLEVDEGTSLYRLRDRFDPSADVLIVDGYPVTDDVILKEGNRVVLIKKGRMPSKEEFHALLTARHTPGVHEKVKRATVGIAGLGGLGSMVAVALARTGVGRLILVDYDVVEPSNLNRQYYFIDQIGMPKTEALTETIKRINPVIDIEAHNIKINKENVSTLFDGVDVMVEALDRAEEKAMLTECFLKMFPGIPLVAASGLAGYGPANQIVTKAVMKGLYVCGDFESEAMPSQGLMAPRVGVCAHHQANAVLRLLLGQEP, via the coding sequence ATGAAGATCTTCCTAAACGAAAGGCCCCTTGAAGTCGATGAAGGGACAAGCCTCTATAGGCTAAGGGACAGGTTTGATCCCTCAGCCGATGTCTTAATAGTAGACGGTTATCCCGTTACAGATGACGTGATCTTAAAAGAGGGAAACCGTGTGGTTCTCATTAAGAAAGGACGAATGCCATCTAAAGAGGAATTTCATGCCCTCTTGACTGCAAGACACACCCCTGGTGTCCATGAAAAGGTAAAGCGTGCTACAGTTGGAATTGCAGGTCTTGGTGGCCTTGGCTCAATGGTGGCAGTGGCCCTTGCAAGGACTGGTGTTGGACGACTCATCCTTGTGGATTATGACGTTGTGGAGCCTTCGAACCTAAACAGGCAGTATTATTTTATTGATCAGATTGGAATGCCAAAGACCGAGGCATTGACTGAGACCATAAAAAGGATAAATCCCGTCATTGACATAGAGGCGCACAATATAAAGATTAATAAAGAAAATGTTTCCACTCTTTTTGATGGGGTGGATGTCATGGTTGAGGCCCTTGATAGGGCAGAGGAAAAGGCCATGCTCACAGAGTGCTTTTTGAAGATGTTTCCGGGGATTCCATTGGTGGCTGCTTCCGGGCTTGCTGGTTACGGACCGGCAAATCAGATAGTTACAAAGGCCGTGATGAAAGGGCTATATGTGTGTGGAGATTTTGAGAGTGAGGCAATGCCCAGCCAAGGGCTCATGGCACCACGAGTAGGCGTGTGCGCCCATCATCAGGCAAATGCAGTGCTCAGGCTCCTCTTGGGACAGGAACCTTAG
- the cysK gene encoding cysteine synthase A, translating to MTIQIPYVTETIGKTPLVKLRRLADGMVECHLFAKLESFNPASSVKDRIGLAMIRAAEEQGLIGPGATIVESTSGNTGIALAWVCAARGYRLILTMPETMSLERRAMLKHIGAELVLTPGELGMKGAINKAKELAEEIKGAYMPDQFSNPANPEIHRRTTAEEIWRDTQGKIDIFVAGVGTGGTITGVSEVLKARRPSIKVVAVEPKESPVLSGGKPGPHKIQGIGAGFVPPILNTSIIDEVFCVSSDEAIHTARMLARKEGIPCGISSGAACYAALQVAKRPENAGKVIVFILPDTGERYLSTDLFEK from the coding sequence ATGACTATACAAATACCATATGTTACTGAAACTATTGGAAAAACTCCACTAGTGAAGCTGAGGCGTTTGGCTGATGGAATGGTTGAATGCCATTTATTTGCAAAGCTTGAATCGTTCAATCCAGCATCCAGTGTTAAGGACAGGATTGGGCTCGCCATGATAAGAGCTGCTGAGGAACAGGGGCTCATTGGCCCAGGGGCAACCATTGTGGAGTCAACCAGTGGTAACACAGGGATTGCCCTTGCCTGGGTCTGTGCTGCCAGAGGATACAGGCTCATCTTGACCATGCCTGAGACCATGAGTTTGGAGCGCCGCGCCATGCTAAAACACATAGGAGCAGAGCTCGTACTCACGCCAGGAGAATTGGGCATGAAAGGGGCTATCAATAAGGCAAAGGAACTTGCAGAGGAAATAAAAGGCGCCTATATGCCTGATCAATTTTCAAATCCTGCGAATCCAGAGATTCACAGAAGGACAACGGCAGAGGAGATATGGCGAGATACCCAGGGTAAAATTGATATCTTTGTTGCTGGAGTAGGCACTGGAGGCACCATCACAGGGGTATCAGAGGTATTGAAGGCCAGAAGGCCATCCATAAAGGTGGTGGCAGTTGAGCCCAAAGAGTCCCCTGTTCTTTCAGGTGGTAAGCCTGGGCCACACAAGATTCAGGGCATAGGTGCAGGGTTCGTTCCACCTATATTGAATACATCCATAATTGACGAAGTCTTTTGTGTTAGCAGTGATGAAGCCATTCATACAGCACGGATGCTTGCCCGAAAGGAGGGTATACCCTGTGGCATATCGTCAGGGGCCGCATGTTATGCAGCGCTTCAAGTTGCAAAGCGGCCTGAGAATGCAGGAAAAGTAATAGTATTTATCCTGCCGGACACAGGAGAACGGTATCTTAGTACGGATTTGTTTGAAAAATAG
- the thiE gene encoding thiamine phosphate synthase has product MGLQNDFLSSLSVYLITNRYALPPGKDLIDTLEEALKGGVRAVQLREKDLSSKELFELARRVRDLTAHYKALLFINDRVDVAMAVGADGVHLGGHSMPVGVVREMVGRDLLIGASTHSIDELDVARAGGADFVTFGPVYFTPSKAPYGDPVGVEALREACNHAEGFPVLALGGIVQDRVKEVISAGAKGVGVISAIISAANPRSAAESFLKRIYG; this is encoded by the coding sequence ATGGGTCTACAAAACGATTTTCTCTCCAGTCTCTCTGTCTACCTCATTACCAATAGATATGCCTTACCGCCTGGAAAGGACCTTATAGACACCTTAGAAGAGGCTCTAAAGGGAGGGGTAAGGGCCGTTCAACTTAGGGAAAAAGATCTCTCTTCCAAGGAGCTTTTTGAACTTGCAAGGCGAGTGAGGGATCTTACTGCCCACTACAAGGCCCTTTTGTTCATAAACGACAGGGTGGATGTTGCCATGGCGGTTGGAGCAGATGGAGTTCATCTTGGAGGCCATTCCATGCCTGTTGGAGTAGTGAGGGAGATGGTCGGAAGAGATCTGCTCATCGGAGCATCTACCCACTCTATTGACGAATTGGACGTTGCAAGGGCGGGTGGAGCCGACTTTGTAACATTTGGTCCAGTGTACTTTACTCCATCTAAGGCCCCATATGGCGACCCAGTTGGTGTTGAGGCCTTGAGGGAGGCCTGCAACCACGCAGAGGGTTTTCCAGTCCTGGCCCTTGGGGGAATAGTTCAAGACAGAGTTAAAGAGGTGATTTCGGCTGGAGCAAAGGGGGTAGGGGTGATTTCTGCCATCATCTCTGCTGCCAATCCCAGGAGTGCTGCAGAGTCATTTTTAAAGAGAATCTATGGTTGA
- the thiS gene encoding sulfur carrier protein ThiS, which yields MKVKINGKEQEIAEISTVKDLLDQLGLDCSRVAVELNYKILERDKFESTELSEGDVVEIVRFVGGG from the coding sequence ATGAAGGTCAAGATAAACGGAAAAGAACAAGAAATCGCAGAAATAAGTACAGTAAAGGATCTCTTGGATCAACTTGGGTTAGATTGCTCAAGGGTTGCAGTGGAACTCAATTACAAGATCCTAGAGAGAGATAAGTTTGAATCCACAGAGCTCTCTGAGGGTGATGTGGTAGAAATAGTAAGATTCGTGGGCGGGGGCTAA
- the epsC gene encoding serine O-acetyltransferase EpsC: MRDEDRAIEDQSLSSGKEAVNCYGRLSGIVKDLVSSWDNTHPWKHGGAIPMPSQEAVIRIIHRGRRILFPGYFTQANINVENLEYYIGQETCQLFEELSEQIDLAFKYQALSLGAGVSSSIPDSRELTLRFLEKLPSIKAVLMTDVEAAMMGDPAAKSESEVIFSYPGFMAISIYRMAHILYQLKVPFIPRIMTEHAHSLTGIDIHPGATIGESFFIDHGTGVVIGETTWIGKRVRIYQGVTLGALSLPKEAVPELRYKKRHPTVEDDVIIYSNTTILGGDTVIGARSVIGGNIWITESVPPDTRVLLKRPELIYMGKGSKGAKNKKDAEMIK, translated from the coding sequence ATGAGAGATGAAGATCGCGCAATTGAGGATCAATCCCTTAGTAGTGGCAAAGAGGCAGTGAACTGCTATGGAAGGCTTTCTGGGATAGTTAAAGACCTTGTGTCATCATGGGATAATACGCATCCATGGAAACACGGTGGCGCCATCCCTATGCCATCGCAAGAGGCGGTGATAAGGATCATACACAGGGGAAGGCGCATCCTTTTTCCAGGGTATTTCACCCAGGCAAATATTAATGTGGAAAACCTCGAATACTATATTGGGCAAGAGACTTGTCAGCTTTTTGAAGAACTTTCAGAACAGATCGATCTTGCGTTCAAATACCAGGCGCTCTCTCTTGGTGCTGGCGTAAGTTCTTCCATACCTGATAGCCGGGAGCTAACCCTACGATTTCTAGAGAAACTCCCCTCCATAAAGGCAGTGCTCATGACCGATGTGGAAGCTGCAATGATGGGAGATCCTGCGGCAAAGAGTGAGAGTGAAGTCATCTTTAGCTATCCAGGGTTTATGGCAATCAGCATTTACAGGATGGCTCACATACTCTATCAGCTTAAAGTGCCTTTTATCCCCCGCATCATGACAGAGCATGCCCATAGTCTCACAGGAATAGACATCCACCCAGGGGCCACTATAGGAGAGAGTTTCTTTATAGATCACGGTACAGGAGTGGTGATAGGTGAGACAACATGGATTGGAAAAAGGGTCAGGATCTATCAAGGCGTAACTCTTGGGGCTCTATCTCTTCCAAAAGAGGCAGTTCCAGAGTTGAGATATAAAAAAAGGCACCCCACTGTAGAGGACGATGTTATCATATATTCAAATACAACAATCCTGGGAGGGGACACAGTCATCGGTGCACGCTCTGTGATAGGTGGAAATATTTGGATCACTGAAAGCGTGCCTCCTGACACAAGGGTGCTATTGAAGCGGCCAGAACTCATATACATGGGAAAAGGCAGCAAAGGGGCAAAAAACAAAAAAGATGCGGAGATGATAAAATGA
- a CDS encoding thiazole synthase has protein sequence MANKTQEDYLVINGRRFRSRLMVGTGKFSSPQVMMEAIEASGAEIVTVALRRVELNNPEDDLLKYIDTEKYLLLPNTSGARDAQEAVRLARLTRAAGCEPWVKLEVTPDPYYLLPDPVETLKAAEILVKDGFTVLPYINADPVLAKRLQDIGTATVMPLGAPIGTNRGIRTKEQIEIIIEQATVPVVVDAGLGAPSHAAEAMEMGADAVLVNTALAVTPNPKLMAGAFKKAVEAGREAFLAGIPEKSLKAQASSPLTGFLRE, from the coding sequence ATGGCAAATAAAACACAAGAAGATTATTTGGTAATAAATGGCAGGCGCTTTAGGTCCCGCCTCATGGTGGGGACAGGCAAGTTTTCATCTCCTCAAGTGATGATGGAGGCAATAGAGGCCTCTGGGGCTGAAATCGTTACAGTTGCTCTAAGGCGCGTGGAACTGAACAATCCCGAGGACGACCTTTTGAAATACATCGATACTGAAAAGTACCTACTTTTACCCAACACAAGTGGTGCCAGAGACGCCCAAGAGGCAGTGAGGCTTGCTAGACTTACACGGGCCGCAGGATGTGAGCCCTGGGTTAAGCTAGAGGTCACTCCTGATCCCTATTATCTGCTTCCAGACCCTGTTGAGACCTTGAAGGCAGCGGAAATACTGGTAAAAGACGGGTTCACTGTTCTTCCCTACATAAATGCAGATCCAGTGCTTGCAAAGAGGCTCCAGGATATAGGCACAGCTACTGTCATGCCCCTTGGTGCCCCAATTGGGACCAACAGGGGCATCAGGACCAAGGAACAGATAGAGATCATTATTGAGCAGGCAACAGTGCCAGTAGTGGTGGATGCAGGCCTTGGTGCGCCGTCTCATGCAGCTGAGGCCATGGAGATGGGGGCTGATGCCGTGCTTGTAAATACTGCCCTTGCAGTAACTCCAAACCCAAAACTCATGGCAGGGGCATTTAAAAAGGCGGTTGAGGCTGGAAGAGAGGCCTTTTTAGCTGGTATTCCAGAAAAAAGCCTAAAAGCCCAGGCCTCGAGTCCACTCACTGGCTTTTTAAGGGAATGA
- a CDS encoding O-acetylhomoserine aminocarboxypropyltransferase/cysteine synthase family protein, translated as MEKKKQWRFDTRVIHEAFRPEEWQGATQPPIFQTASHLHPTAESLSDTFGGKSQDHIYMRLTNPTNRVLEQKIASLEGGKAAVVTGSGMAAITTSCMALLRAGDEFVTGNSLFMSTYLLFSNVFKKYGITPRFVEPTDIDAICGAINDKTRFIYIETIGNPKMDVPDIKKIAKVAHDHGLPLLVDNTLATPYLCRPIELGADVVIHSTTKYLTGHGCATGGVVIDAGTFDWESGRFSDFKPFVHRKGPLAYIDRVWREIHINFGTTQAPFHSYLTAIGLDTLVVRMERHLKNAMKVAEFLNGHPEVRWVRYPGLPEHPCHEVARTQFEDKGFGALISFGLKDQDACFRFINNLNMIYHLANLGDCKTLVIHPYSTQYLSFPEETRRYLSITPDLVRLSVGIEAVEDILDDIAQALEGLT; from the coding sequence ATGGAAAAGAAAAAACAGTGGCGTTTTGACACACGGGTGATACACGAAGCATTTAGGCCAGAGGAGTGGCAGGGGGCCACTCAACCCCCAATTTTTCAGACAGCTTCACATCTTCATCCAACTGCTGAAAGTTTGAGTGATACCTTTGGTGGAAAGAGCCAAGACCACATATATATGCGCCTTACAAATCCCACCAATAGGGTCCTTGAGCAAAAGATCGCATCCCTTGAGGGCGGAAAGGCAGCAGTGGTCACAGGCTCAGGAATGGCAGCTATTACTACTTCCTGTATGGCCCTTTTGAGGGCAGGGGATGAGTTTGTAACTGGAAACTCCCTTTTCATGTCCACGTATCTATTGTTTTCCAATGTATTCAAAAAGTATGGGATAACCCCAAGATTTGTGGAGCCAACAGATATAGATGCCATCTGTGGAGCCATAAACGACAAGACTAGATTCATTTATATCGAGACCATTGGAAATCCCAAGATGGATGTGCCTGACATAAAGAAGATTGCAAAGGTGGCCCATGATCATGGGCTCCCGCTCCTGGTGGACAACACTCTGGCCACCCCCTATCTGTGTCGCCCAATCGAACTTGGGGCAGACGTAGTCATCCACTCAACAACCAAGTACTTGACTGGACACGGTTGCGCCACAGGCGGGGTGGTAATAGATGCTGGAACATTCGACTGGGAAAGTGGCCGTTTTTCTGATTTTAAGCCATTTGTTCATAGAAAGGGCCCCCTTGCCTACATAGATCGGGTATGGCGTGAGATCCACATAAACTTTGGGACCACCCAGGCACCATTTCACTCGTACCTCACGGCAATAGGGCTCGATACTCTGGTAGTGCGCATGGAACGTCATCTTAAAAACGCCATGAAGGTAGCGGAGTTTTTAAATGGGCACCCAGAGGTCAGGTGGGTAAGATATCCAGGACTTCCAGAGCACCCGTGTCATGAAGTGGCGAGAACTCAATTTGAAGATAAGGGCTTTGGGGCACTCATATCCTTTGGTCTAAAAGACCAGGATGCGTGTTTTAGATTCATTAACAACCTGAATATGATCTATCACCTGGCAAATCTTGGAGACTGTAAAACCCTCGTCATCCATCCGTATTCCACACAGTATCTGTCGTTTCCTGAGGAGACGAGAAGGTATTTGTCCATCACACCGGACCTCGTAAGGCTTTCTGTGGGGATAGAGGCTGTGGAAGACATCTTGGACGATATTGCCCAGGCCCTGGAGGGACTCACATAG
- the metW gene encoding methionine biosynthesis protein MetW, with protein sequence MRSTSSGNINGDAKDLRFDLKIIASWVEPRSSVIDLGCGRGELLKYLKDVKEVRGTGIEQDEDEVAICIEKGLSVLQGDLNEEVLDYPDHAFDYVILSQTLQQVYRPMELIKELLRIGKHVIVSFPNFSHWSIRMQVLFTGYAPKNKLLPYDWFDTPNIRVITIKDFRKFVKDVGFRVIKEAAINTHHEERYGKIINFLPNLRATYGIFMIGK encoded by the coding sequence ATGAGATCAACTAGTTCAGGAAATATAAACGGCGATGCCAAGGATCTTCGCTTTGATCTTAAGATCATCGCCTCGTGGGTAGAGCCGAGGAGCAGTGTGATCGATCTTGGCTGCGGCCGTGGTGAACTCTTAAAATATCTGAAAGACGTTAAAGAAGTTAGGGGCACAGGTATTGAACAGGACGAGGACGAGGTGGCGATCTGCATAGAAAAGGGGCTCTCAGTGCTCCAGGGCGATTTAAATGAAGAGGTCCTGGATTATCCGGACCATGCTTTTGATTATGTCATCTTGAGCCAGACCCTTCAGCAGGTCTACAGGCCAATGGAACTCATAAAGGAACTCCTTCGCATTGGTAAACACGTGATTGTGAGCTTCCCAAATTTTAGCCACTGGTCCATAAGGATGCAGGTACTTTTTACAGGCTATGCCCCAAAAAATAAGCTCCTACCCTATGATTGGTTTGATACCCCCAATATTAGAGTGATTACCATCAAGGACTTTAGAAAGTTCGTAAAAGATGTGGGCTTTAGGGTCATTAAAGAGGCAGCCATAAATACTCACCACGAAGAGAGATATGGGAAAATAATCAACTTCCTACCTAACCTAAGGGCGACATACGGTATTTTTATGATTGGGAAGTAA